One Buteo buteo chromosome 32, bButBut1.hap1.1, whole genome shotgun sequence DNA segment encodes these proteins:
- the PPP1R10 gene encoding serine/threonine-protein phosphatase 1 regulatory subunit 10 isoform X1, whose amino-acid sequence MGSGPIDPKELLKGLDCFLGRDGEVKSMEGITKIFNLMKDSQKMVSRCIYLNILLQTRAQDILAKFIRIGGYKLLNTWLTSSKASNNVPFLQQILLTLQHLPLTVDHLKQNNTAKLVKQLSKSSDDEELRRLASILVSDWMGVIRSQSSAQPTERDKKKRKEENKSKTPVQEKTQEVKTEIKAEEMPEKKREKPKSLRTTAPSHAKFRSTGLEMETPSLVPVKKMNSSSTTDKYNLKPMPIKRQNISSLPGDVPLAEKKYKPLNTAPNATKEIKVKIIPPQPMEGLGFLDALNSAPIPGIKIKKKKKVLSPTAAKPSPFEGKPAPETSSTKPSSPEPTASSEPMETDRPGTPVPAVEVPEPMETCSAEVSGDTKAMENASESGQLTKKGRKKKTVSWPEESKLREYFYFELDETERVNVNKIKDFGEAAKREMLMDRHAFETARRLSHDAMEEKVPWVYPKLLDLPAPLVVPGSGSRERFTQAEREKGILQEIFLSKESVPDSPHEPDPESYEPLPPKLIPLDEDCSAEEVVYPEGLEAGAASPSPDAAGGGAKLPPVLANLMGSVGAGKTPQGPAPAAPINMQEILTSIMGGPSTHKAEELMKQPDYSDKIKHLLGNLQAQPPGPSGVPHGLLGPGPMANGFPPGPKAMQHFPPGGPMPGPHGGGGGGPGLPPGPGIPGGPRLLGPPPPQRGNGSGDFWETPEGGGNLRGGPHGGGGGGGGGGMRGGGPFHRPRGRSGAEPPYRCRGGGGGGGGGGGRNGGPPNGGGGGARGPPGSHSDHGRGHPGDHPRGHGGGHGGGKCGGGGGPPPAPPSRGGGGGGACGAWLWGGPGPGWEGPVGAPSPPPPPPPFLPRWRGGEPPPHPLQPLEPPGPWGRGPDWRRPPMGL is encoded by the exons ATGGGCTCGGGCCCCATCGACCCCAAGGAGCTCCTCAAGGGCTTGGACTGCTTCCTGGGCCGCGATGGCGAGGTCAAGAGCATGGAGGGCATCACCAAAATCTTCAA TTTAATGAAGGACTCGCAGAAGATGGTGAGTCGCTGCATCTACCTGAATATCTTGCTGCAGACGCGGGCGCAGGACATCCTGGCTAA ATTTATCCGGATCGGGGGTTACAAGCTGCTCAACACGTGGCTCACCAGTTCCAAAGCCTCCAACAATGTACCCTTCCTGCAGCAGATCCTTCTCACACTGCAGCACCTGCCCCTCACTGTCGACCACCTCAAACAG AACAATACAGCCAAGCTGGTGAAGCAGCTCAGCAAGTCAAGCGACGATGAAG AGCTGCGCCGCCTCGCCTCCATCCTCGTCAGTGACTGGATGGGTGTCATCCGCTCTCAGAGCAGCGCCCAGCCGACTG aacgGGATAAAAAGAAGcggaaagaggaaaacaaaagcaaaacacctGTCCAAGAGAAAACCCAAGAAGTCAAAACTGAGATTAAAGCTGAGGAGATGCCAGAGAAGAAGCGGGAGAAACCCAAATCCCTGCGCACTACCGCTCCCAGCCACGCCAAATTCCGCTCCACCG GGCTTGAAATGGAGACACCTTCGTTAGTgcctgtgaagaaaatgaactcttcTTCAACCACCGATAAATACAATCTGAAACCGATGCCCATAAAGAGGCAAAA catctcctccctTCCTGGAGATGTTCCTCttgcagagaagaaatacaaaCCCCTGAACACGGCACCCAATGCCACCAAGGAGATCAAAGTCAAGATCATCCCACCCCAGC CTATGGAAGGACTTGGCTTCCTCGACGCCCTCAACTCTGCTCCCATCCCCGGCATTAAGattaagaagaagaagaaggtgTTGTCCCCCACAGCGGCCAAG cccagccccttcGAGGGGAAGCCAGCTCCTGAAACAAGCTCCACCAAACCTTCTTCCCCGGAGCCCACTGCCTCTTCGGAGCCGATGGAGACGGATAGACCTGGCACGCCAGTACCGGCTGTTGAAGTGCCAGAACCGATGGAGACTT GCTCGGCGGAGGTGAGCGGTGACACCAAAGCCATGGAAAACGCGTCGGAAAGTGGCCAGCTCACTAAAAAAGGTCGGAAAAAGAAAACGGTGAGTTGGCCGGAGGAAAGCAAACTCCGTGAATACTTCTACTTCGAACTGGACGAGACTGAACGAG TCAATGTCAACAAGATCAAGGATTTTGGGGAAGCGGCCAAGCGGGAGATGCTGATGGATCGCCACGCCTTTGAGACGGCCAGGCGCCTCAGCCACGATGCCATGGAGGAGAAGGTGCCCTGGGTTTATCCCAAACTTCTCGATCTCCCCGCTCCCCTTGTGGTGCCAGGCAGCGGCAGCCGGGAACGCTTCACTCAGgctgagagagagaaggggatcTTGCAGGAGATCTTTCTGTCCAAGGAGAG CGTCCCCGACAGCCCTCACGAACCCGATCCGGAATCCTATGAACCGCTGCCGCCCAAACTGATCCCCTTGGACGAG GACTGCTCCGCCGAGGAAGTCGTTTATCCGGAAGGATTGGAAGCCGGCGCTGCTTCACCTTCCCCGGATGCCGCCGGCGGTGGTGCCAAACTCCCACCGGTGTTGGCCAACCTGATGGGGAGTGTGGGGGCCGGTAAAACCCCCCAGGGAccggcgcccgccgcccccaTCAACATGCAGGAGATCCTCACGTCCATCATG GGTGGGCCCAGCACCCACAAAGCGGAGGAACTGATGAAACAACCGGATTATTCAGATAAAATCAAACATTTGTTGGGAAATCTGCAGGCTCAGCCGCCGGGACCGAGCGGAG tgccccacGGTTTGCTGGGCCCCGGCCCCATGGCCAACGGTTTCCCGCCCGGCCCCAAGGCCATGCAGCACTTCCCGCCGGGGGGGCCCATGCCAG GACCCCacggaggaggcggggggggaccCGGCCTCCCCCCAGGTCCGGGAATTCCAGGCGGTCCCCGACTTTTagggccgccccccccgcaACGCGGCAACGGCAGCGGCGATTTTTGGGAAACGCCggaagggggggggaacctCCGAGGCGGCCCccacggcggcggcggaggcggcggcggcggcggcatgCGCGGGGGGGGCCCCTTTCACCGCCCCCGAGGCCGTAGCGGCGCCGAACCCCCGTACCGatgccgcggcggcggcggaggcggcggcggagggggggggcgcaACGGGGGCCCCCCaaatggcggcggcggcggcgcaaGGGGGCCCCCCGGTAGCCACAGCGATCACGGCAGAGGCCACCCCGGCGACCACCCCCGGGGGCACGGCGGAGGCCACGGAGGAGGTAAAtgcggggggggaggagggcccCCCCCGGCGCCTCCCTCGcgaggaggggggggcggcggggcttGCGGGGCGTGGCTGTggggcgggcccggccccggctgGGAGGGGCCTGTgggtgccccctccccgcccccgcccccgcccccttTTTTGCCccgctggcgggggggggagccccccccccaccccctccaacCCCTCGAGCCCCCCGGGCCCTGGGGCCGAGGCCCCGATTGGCGGCGGCCCCCCATGGGGCTCtag
- the PPP1R10 gene encoding serine/threonine-protein phosphatase 1 regulatory subunit 10 isoform X2, with protein sequence MGSGPIDPKELLKGLDCFLGRDGEVKSMEGITKIFNLMKDSQKMVSRCIYLNILLQTRAQDILAKFIRIGGYKLLNTWLTSSKASNNVPFLQQILLTLQHLPLTVDHLKQNNTAKLVKQLSKSSDDEELRRLASILVSDWMGVIRSQSSAQPTERDKKKRKEENKSKTPVQEKTQEVKTEIKAEEMPEKKREKPKSLRTTAPSHAKFRSTGLEMETPSLVPVKKMNSSSTTDKYNLKPMPIKRQNISSLPGDVPLAEKKYKPLNTAPNATKEIKVKIIPPQPMEGLGFLDALNSAPIPGIKIKKKKKVLSPTAAKPSPFEGKPAPETSSTKPSSPEPTASSEPMETDRPGTPVPAVEVPEPMETCSAEVSGDTKAMENASESGQLTKKGRKKKTVSWPEESKLREYFYFELDETERVNVNKIKDFGEAAKREMLMDRHAFETARRLSHDAMEEKVPWVYPKLLDLPAPLVVPGSGSRERFTQAEREKGILQEIFLSKESVPDSPHEPDPESYEPLPPKLIPLDEDCSAEEVVYPEGLEAGAASPSPDAAGGGAKLPPVLANLMGSVGAGKTPQGPAPAAPINMQEILTSIMGGPSTHKAEELMKQPDYSDKIKHLLGNLQAQPPGPSGVPHGLLGPGPMANGFPPGPKAMQHFPPGGPMPGPHGGGGGGPGLPPGPGIPGGPRLLGPPPPQRGNGSGDFWETPEGGGNLRGGPHGGGGGGGGGGMRGGGPFHRPRGRSGAEPPYRCRGGGGGGGGGGGRNGGPPNGGGGGARGPPGSHSDHGRGHPGDHPRGHGGGHGGDMSSRAVCRHFMLKGSCRYENNCAFYHPGVNGPPLP encoded by the exons ATGGGCTCGGGCCCCATCGACCCCAAGGAGCTCCTCAAGGGCTTGGACTGCTTCCTGGGCCGCGATGGCGAGGTCAAGAGCATGGAGGGCATCACCAAAATCTTCAA TTTAATGAAGGACTCGCAGAAGATGGTGAGTCGCTGCATCTACCTGAATATCTTGCTGCAGACGCGGGCGCAGGACATCCTGGCTAA ATTTATCCGGATCGGGGGTTACAAGCTGCTCAACACGTGGCTCACCAGTTCCAAAGCCTCCAACAATGTACCCTTCCTGCAGCAGATCCTTCTCACACTGCAGCACCTGCCCCTCACTGTCGACCACCTCAAACAG AACAATACAGCCAAGCTGGTGAAGCAGCTCAGCAAGTCAAGCGACGATGAAG AGCTGCGCCGCCTCGCCTCCATCCTCGTCAGTGACTGGATGGGTGTCATCCGCTCTCAGAGCAGCGCCCAGCCGACTG aacgGGATAAAAAGAAGcggaaagaggaaaacaaaagcaaaacacctGTCCAAGAGAAAACCCAAGAAGTCAAAACTGAGATTAAAGCTGAGGAGATGCCAGAGAAGAAGCGGGAGAAACCCAAATCCCTGCGCACTACCGCTCCCAGCCACGCCAAATTCCGCTCCACCG GGCTTGAAATGGAGACACCTTCGTTAGTgcctgtgaagaaaatgaactcttcTTCAACCACCGATAAATACAATCTGAAACCGATGCCCATAAAGAGGCAAAA catctcctccctTCCTGGAGATGTTCCTCttgcagagaagaaatacaaaCCCCTGAACACGGCACCCAATGCCACCAAGGAGATCAAAGTCAAGATCATCCCACCCCAGC CTATGGAAGGACTTGGCTTCCTCGACGCCCTCAACTCTGCTCCCATCCCCGGCATTAAGattaagaagaagaagaaggtgTTGTCCCCCACAGCGGCCAAG cccagccccttcGAGGGGAAGCCAGCTCCTGAAACAAGCTCCACCAAACCTTCTTCCCCGGAGCCCACTGCCTCTTCGGAGCCGATGGAGACGGATAGACCTGGCACGCCAGTACCGGCTGTTGAAGTGCCAGAACCGATGGAGACTT GCTCGGCGGAGGTGAGCGGTGACACCAAAGCCATGGAAAACGCGTCGGAAAGTGGCCAGCTCACTAAAAAAGGTCGGAAAAAGAAAACGGTGAGTTGGCCGGAGGAAAGCAAACTCCGTGAATACTTCTACTTCGAACTGGACGAGACTGAACGAG TCAATGTCAACAAGATCAAGGATTTTGGGGAAGCGGCCAAGCGGGAGATGCTGATGGATCGCCACGCCTTTGAGACGGCCAGGCGCCTCAGCCACGATGCCATGGAGGAGAAGGTGCCCTGGGTTTATCCCAAACTTCTCGATCTCCCCGCTCCCCTTGTGGTGCCAGGCAGCGGCAGCCGGGAACGCTTCACTCAGgctgagagagagaaggggatcTTGCAGGAGATCTTTCTGTCCAAGGAGAG CGTCCCCGACAGCCCTCACGAACCCGATCCGGAATCCTATGAACCGCTGCCGCCCAAACTGATCCCCTTGGACGAG GACTGCTCCGCCGAGGAAGTCGTTTATCCGGAAGGATTGGAAGCCGGCGCTGCTTCACCTTCCCCGGATGCCGCCGGCGGTGGTGCCAAACTCCCACCGGTGTTGGCCAACCTGATGGGGAGTGTGGGGGCCGGTAAAACCCCCCAGGGAccggcgcccgccgcccccaTCAACATGCAGGAGATCCTCACGTCCATCATG GGTGGGCCCAGCACCCACAAAGCGGAGGAACTGATGAAACAACCGGATTATTCAGATAAAATCAAACATTTGTTGGGAAATCTGCAGGCTCAGCCGCCGGGACCGAGCGGAG tgccccacGGTTTGCTGGGCCCCGGCCCCATGGCCAACGGTTTCCCGCCCGGCCCCAAGGCCATGCAGCACTTCCCGCCGGGGGGGCCCATGCCAG GACCCCacggaggaggcggggggggaccCGGCCTCCCCCCAGGTCCGGGAATTCCAGGCGGTCCCCGACTTTTagggccgccccccccgcaACGCGGCAACGGCAGCGGCGATTTTTGGGAAACGCCggaagggggggggaacctCCGAGGCGGCCCccacggcggcggcggaggcggcggcggcggcggcatgCGCGGGGGGGGCCCCTTTCACCGCCCCCGAGGCCGTAGCGGCGCCGAACCCCCGTACCGatgccgcggcggcggcggaggcggcggcggagggggggggcgcaACGGGGGCCCCCCaaatggcggcggcggcggcgcaaGGGGGCCCCCCGGTAGCCACAGCGATCACGGCAGAGGCCACCCCGGCGACCACCCCCGGGGGCACGGCGGAGGCCACGGAGGAG
- the MRPS18B gene encoding small ribosomal subunit protein mS40: MALARGLALLRAASGGLRGPGRPLWVRDIPRLCSTQAAPKGTPPPPSPYQERPWEYLESEEYRVTYGNKPVWLGYRRNHKGAIPPQRTRKACLRKGKPVGNPCPICRDRNLHVDFRNVKLLNQFICPHSGVIFHPTHTGVCMKQHKLLTKAIEQAQDHGLLWLQAPYVPVPRDDFSNQHPAVGKTPPAPVLAPGRPWYPWYEWQPPPAAAVARIRRLYKDYLKEETAPPVAGTPPDNPSAPSVEHRGE, translated from the exons ATGGCGCTGGCCAGGGGGTTGGCGCTGCTACGGGCGGCGAGCGGCGGACTCCGGGGACCGGGGCGGCCGCTATGGGTTcgg gataTCCCCCGGCTCTGCAGCACCCAGGCAGCACCCAAGGgcaccccgccccccccatccccctaCCAGGAGCGGCCCTGGGAGTACCTGGAGAGTGAAG AGTACCGCGTCACCTACGGCAACAAACCCGTCTGGCTGGGCTACCGCCGCAACCACAAAGGCGCCATCCCGCCCCAGCGCACCCGCAAGGCCTGTTTG CGCAAGGGGAAGCCGGTGGGAAACCCCTGCCCCATCTGCCGTGACCGCAATCTCCACGTGGATTTTCGG aaCGTGAAGCTCCTGAACCAGTTCATCTGCCCCCACTCCGGTGTTATCTTCCACCCCACACACACAG GGGTCTGCATGAAGCAGCACAAGCTCCTGACCAAGGCCATCGAGCAGGCACAGGACCACG GTCTCCTATGGCTCCAAGCACCCTACGTGCCAGTCCCCCGGGATGACTTTTCCAACCAACACCCGGCCGTTGGCAAGACCCCGCCGGCACCCGTCCTGGCCCCCGGCCGCCCTTGGTACCCCTGGTACGAGTGGcagcctccccccgccgccgccgtcgcccGCATCCGTCGCCTTTACAAGGATTACCTGAAGGAAGAAACGGCCCCACCGGTGGCAGGGACGCCCCCAGACAACCCTTCTGCCCCCTCCGTGGAGCACAGAGGGGAATAA